AAGTGCCCGAGCCGCGCCGACCGGGTCTGCGGCTACGCCGTCTGGCTCAAGACCCCCAACGACGACAAGGGCCAGCCGCGGGTCGACTTCAAGAACACCGACGCCAAGAAGCGCAGCCGACCCTCGCTCGGCCACCAGCTCATCATGGGGCTCAAACCCAACGCGGATAACCGTTACGAGGGGCAGATCTACAACGCCGACGACGGCAAGCTCTACGACGTCTCGATCTGGACCGAGGAGCCGGGCGAGCTCAACGTCCGGGGCTGCCTGATGGGCTTCCTGTGCGGATCGCAGACCTGGACCCGCGTGAACGACACGCTGCCCGGTCAGCTCACCGCCCCGACCGGCGCCCCGAACGGCCCGCGGCCGGACGCGGAATGGGCTGCGGCGCCCAAGGCCGCCCCGGCCTCGGCCCCGGCCGCCGCCAAGCCCACCGC
The sequence above is drawn from the Methylobacterium terrae genome and encodes:
- a CDS encoding DUF2147 domain-containing protein, whose amino-acid sequence is MKKVLTGALVALGLSSGAALAAPKDPSGTWLTEDGRARIRIEKCPSRADRVCGYAVWLKTPNDDKGQPRVDFKNTDAKKRSRPSLGHQLIMGLKPNADNRYEGQIYNADDGKLYDVSIWTEEPGELNVRGCLMGFLCGSQTWTRVNDTLPGQLTAPTGAPNGPRPDAEWAAAPKAAPASAPAAAKPTAPAAAPKP